DNA sequence from the Sphingomonas bisphenolicum genome:
CATGGGAGCCAGCCGATTCTTTATCCGGTCGATGCGTTCTGCAATCGTCGGATCAGGGAAATCGATCACCGCGTAGCCGCGCCGATAAAGATCTTCCGCGACGGTCCGTTCCGACTCGCTCAGATCCATGTCGGCAACGAAGCTTGGAAACAGCGGCGATTCGATCAACGGCAGGCCCGGCAACATTTGCTTTTTTGACAACATCATCCGGCTTTCCGAAAATGGCGGTTATTCTGCGACGTCCAAAGATACCGATCGCCGGCGCAGGCCTGTCGGCGGCGTGACAGGACAAGCGACATGCCCACCCTATCAGGAACGGCGCGCGACACGCCAGGGTTCCGGGGATGCGCTATGCCGGACATGACGCAATATCTCTTCCAGCGGCGGGTCGCGATAGCCGTCAAAGGGATATCCGCCGGTTGCAAAATGCGGGTTGTAACCGGGATCGCGCAGGCAGGCGTCGCCCCAACCCATGTACAGCGTATGGAGTTCGCTCTGATCCCACTCGAGCATTTGCGAGGTCAGGTTCGCGCCGCGCGAAACCGACTCATAATGAGTCAAGATCAGTCTGGGATCATAGAGGATGACCCGTCCCAATTCGCGAAGCCGCAGGCACATGTCGATATCATTATAGGCTATGGCGAAATCCAGCTCATTGAAGCCGCCCACCTGCACGAACAGCTGACGAGGCATGGCGAGAAAGGCGCCGGTCACCGCAGAAGTTGTGCGCAACCGAAGCCAACGCCCATGTGGCCCGCACTCATCGGCATTCTGCCACCGCGCTTCATGCTGCGGCCCGTCTCCATCCAGGCCCAGGATAATACCGGCATGCTGAACGCCACCGGAAGGGTAAAGCAAGCGCGCACCCACGGCGCCCACCTTATCGTCATTTTCCCAGGTTGCGATCAGCAGCGAGTCCCAATGGGATGATAGCATTTCGGTATCATCATTGAGGAACAACAATATCTCCGCATTTGTCTCCTGCGCCGCGACATTATTGGCCCGCGACCAATTGAACGGCTCATCGAAATTCAGGATGCGCGTCAACGGCCGCTTCGCCAACTGCCCAAGCAGCGCATGGGTTTCGGCATGTGCCGACCGATTGGAGACGATCAAAATCTCGATTTGCTGGGGATTATCCGCCTTGGCCAGCAAACTGGCTACGCAACGTTCCAACAAGGCCGGATTGTCGCGCGTGGGAATAACGACGGCGATCGATCGGGCGGCGGCGCCCAATCCTTCCGGCATGGCGGAAGCGACGAAAGACACCGAGCCGCCCATATTGGAGGCGAGGATACGCGGAATATGGGCCACTGTACCGCGCGCCGCGGCAGATCGCAGCACCGTCCTGCGATCGCCGCCGCCCGGCACGTCGCCAAACGTCAGGAAGGCGGCGGGGCACACCAACGCGTCGTCGAACCAATAAGGATCATAGACCGGCTGCAGCACCGGG
Encoded proteins:
- a CDS encoding glycosyltransferase, whose product is MRDWLLAADAWGRVVRTVRRSSRIWLQYAHALRRSGQSVEAGDAYRRVLALKPGTAAAWTGLGIAFKAQGQRSAAIDAFVQALRIDPLSRSAREELLRYGARGAVPEAAHGRAAIADALAGLRLSLDQANIWRDEVEQAGIFPALDYDAFRKQSIIGPPPGEGAGLDCLSIRIDARGAAPARLRATLRSLIVQSRWNWRAEVLSSSDLRESPIGSMAHVEPRIHFIDAAWADESGYILHLEAGTVLNPHALAWFGWTAGETGCSLAYCDHDHMAQDWKYGASYSAPVLQPVYDPYWFDDALVCPAAFLTFGDVPGGGDRRTVLRSAAARGTVAHIPRILASNMGGSVSFVASAMPEGLGAAARSIAVVIPTRDNPALLERCVASLLAKADNPQQIEILIVSNRSAHAETHALLGQLAKRPLTRILNFDEPFNWSRANNVAAQETNAEILLFLNDDTEMLSSHWDSLLIATWENDDKVGAVGARLLYPSGGVQHAGIILGLDGDGPQHEARWQNADECGPHGRWLRLRTTSAVTGAFLAMPRQLFVQVGGFNELDFAIAYNDIDMCLRLRELGRVILYDPRLILTHYESVSRGANLTSQMLEWDQSELHTLYMGWGDACLRDPGYNPHFATGGYPFDGYRDPPLEEILRHVRHSASPEPWRVARRS